One Lycium barbarum isolate Lr01 chromosome 5, ASM1917538v2, whole genome shotgun sequence genomic window carries:
- the LOC132641015 gene encoding uncharacterized protein LOC132641015, which yields MMDKNWILIKNRILPEYLTGMEQFLNYAFSNPEVGVTIQCPCIKCNNVLWKTREEVELDLLKWGIDPTYDRWIFHGESDSSSDDEINSGADSDLGNDDASTFEMLHDMYRGFPSNNYEYDETNESRNEEPNTEAKSFYSLLKDAKQKLYPDCQKFSKLSFVMRLFQMKCLHGWSNTSFDSLLKLLGDVFPKENVLPNSIYEVQKIIKDLGLDYVKIDACVNNCILYRKKYADLEQCPKCGEKRWIVRKEKDTDDEVASRNLTNKNKGISRKILQYFSLIPRLQRLYMTKQTVEDMRWHKNKRVEDGVLRHPADSLVWKTFDEEHPTFALDPRSVRLGLASDGFNPFGSMSNAYSMWPVVLIPYNLPPWLCMKQSNILLSLLIPGPKGPGMNIDVFLQPLVDDLKTLWEGGIDTYDAFRKQHFKLCASLLWTINDFPAYGILSGWSTKGKLACPVCHVHTCSIYLKHGRKLCYMGHRRFLEKNHSYHLNKSSFDNTREERLAPEALSGDDVLAQLNTSSQGSIDCNARKRKRDVGRPDNWKKKSIFFELPYWRTVLLRHNLDVMHIEKNISESVIGTLLDIEGKTKDTLKSRLDIQEMRIKKPLHPIKSGDKYILPPASYTMSKTEKLQFCQLVKEVKFPDAYASNISHCVKEARILGLKSHDHHVLFQRIFPIIIKGILPRDSYDPLIELSLFFSDLCAKELHVEKLDQLDKSIRMTI from the coding sequence ATGATGGATAAGAATTGGATACTTATTAAGAATAGGATATTACCAGAATACTTGACCGGTATGGAACAATTTTTAAACTATGCATTTTCAAATCCTGAGGTTGGTGTAACAATCCAGTGTCCGTGCATTAAATGTAACAATGTGCTTTGGAAAACGAGAGAAGAAGTGGAGTTAGATTTACTTAAATGGGGAATAGATCCAACATATGATAGGTGGATTTTTCATGGTGAGTCGGATTCATCTTCGGATGATGAAATAAATTCTGGTGCAGATTCAGATTTAGGCAATGACGATGCTTCCACTTTTGAAATGTTACATGACATGTATCGTGGTTTTCCTTCTAATAATTATGAGTATGATGAGACCAATGAGTCTAGAAACGAAGAGCCTAACACAGAAGCAAAGAGTTTTTATAGTTTATTAAAGGACGCAAAGCAAAAGTTATATCCAGATTGTCAAAAGTTCTCGAAACTCTCTTTTGTAATGCGCCTTTTTCAAATGAAGTGTCTGCATGGCTGGAGTAATACTTCGTTTGACTCATTGTTGAAATTATTGGGTGACGTTTTTCCGAAAGAAAATGTGCTTCCTAATTCTATTTATGAAGTTCAAAAGATCATTAAAGATTTGGGTTTAGATTATGTGAAGATAGATGCATGTGTTAATAATTGCATCTTATATAGAAAGAAATATGCAGATCTTGAGCAATGCCCTAAATGTGGTGAGAAACGATGGATAGTAAGGAAAGAAAAAGATACTGATGATGAGGTTGCTTCAAGAAATTTGACTAACAAAAATAAAGGAATTTCTAGAAAGATTCTTCAATACTTTTCTTTGATACCACGATTACAACGGTTGTATATGACAAAACAAACGGTCGAAGATATGAGGTGGCATAAAAATAAGCGAGTTGAGGATGGAGTATTAAGGCATCCAGCTGACTCATTAGTGTGGAAAACTTTTGATGAAGAACATCCGACTTTTGCTTTAGATCCACGTAGTGTAAGGCTTGGACTTGCTTCAGATGGTTTTAATCCATTTGGTTCTATGAGTAATGCTTATAGCATGTGGCCAGTAGTCTTGATTCCATATAATCTTCCCCCGTGGCTATGCATGAAACAATCTAATATTTTGTTGTCCTTGCTTATTCCTGGCCCAAAAGGCCCTGGTATGAATATTGACGTGTTCCTCCAACCTTTGGTTGATGATTTGAAAACCTTATGGGAGGGTGGAATCGATACTTATGATGCTTTTAGGAAACAACATTTTAAATTGTGTGCTTCTTTGTTGTGGACAATTAATGACTTTCCAGCTTATGGTATTTTGTCTGGTTGGAGCACTAAAGGTAAATTAGCTTGTCCTGTTTGTCATGTACATACTTGTTCCATTTACTTGAAACATGGTCGAAAGCTTTGCTATATGGGTCATCGTAGGTTCTTGGagaaaaatcattcttatcatctGAATAAAAGTTCTTTTGATAACACAAGGGAAGAAAGACTTGCACCAGAAGCTTTGAGTGGAGATGATGTGCTTGCACAACTAAATACATCCTCACAAGGGTCAATCGACTGCAATGCAAGAAAAAGAAAACGAGATGTTGGAAGACCTGAcaattggaagaagaaaagtATATTCTTTGAACTTCCATATTGGAGGACTGTATTATTGAGACATAATTTGGACGTAatgcatattgaaaaaaataTTAGTGAAAGTGTGATTGGAACACTGTTAGATATTGAAGGAAAAACAAAGGACACATTGAAATCTCGATTGGACATACAAGAGATGAGAATAAAAAAGCCACTCCATCCAATAAAAAGTGGGGATAAGTATATACTTCCTCCGGCAAGTTATACAATGTCTAAAACTGAGAAGCTTCAGTTTTGTCAGCTTGTCAAAGAAGTCAAGTTTCCTGATGCTTATGCTTCTAACATTAGTCATTGTGTCAAGGAAGCCAGAATTTTAGGACTTAAAAGTCATGACCACCATGTTCTTTTTCAGCGTATTTTTCCAATTATCATCAAAGGGATTTTGCCAAGGGATTCTTATGATCCATTAATTGAATTGTCATTGTTCTTTAGTGATTTGTGTGCTAAAGAGTTGCATGTAGAAAAGTTAGATCAACTAGATAAAAGTATACGGATGACAATCTGA
- the LOC132641016 gene encoding uncharacterized protein LOC132641016 isoform X2: MMTNVLISDSTGPTDVISHPQSGKTRKGRGKTTGLSIQKKRKCSDNGKLEVIIPPDRTIAVGPRANDFVTELSVKVFQHARHDVKNWKNVSNLAKDRIIAHMLDTFQLPDTQHIRDTILERANHLYRYRRKRLHDHFKKFATEEERLQNKPKEVNEVEWKFLVEYFNSNDFKRMSERNKTNKAKQELNHICGRKSFQAISFEKRDINTGKEPNL; this comes from the exons ATGATGACAAATGTGCTTATTTCTGATAGTACTGGACCTACTGATGTAATTTCACATCCACAATCAG GAAAAACGAGAAAGGGAAGGGGGAAGACAACAGGGCTTTCAATCCAAAAGAAACGCAAATGCAGTGACAATGGCAAGTTGGAGGTGATTATCCCACCGGATCGAACAATAGCAGTAGGTCCTAGAGCTAATGATTTTGTTACCGAACTTTCGGTCAAAGTTTTTCAGCATGCTAGGCATGATGTCAAGAATTGGAAGAACGTTTCTAATCTAGCAAAAGATAGGATCATTGCGCATATGCTG GACACCTTTCAACTTCCAGACACACAACACATTCGGGATACTATCCTTGAAAGAGCTAATCATTTGTATCGATATCGTCGTAAAAGGCTCCATGATCATTTCAAGAAATTTGCTACAGAGGAGGAAAGATTACAGAACAAGCCAAAAGAGGTTAATGAAGTTGAATGGAAATTCTTGGTAGAATATTTCAACTCCAACGATTTTAAG AGAATGAGTGAAAGAAATAAAACTAATAAGGCAAAACAAGAATTAAATCATATTTGCGGCAGAAAATCCTTCCAGGCCATATCTTTTGAAAAG agaGATATAAATACTGGAAAAGAGCCAAACCTTTAG
- the LOC132641016 gene encoding uncharacterized protein LOC132641016 isoform X1 gives MMTNVLISDSTGPTDVISHPQSGKTRKGRGKTTGLSIQKKRKCSDNGKLEVIIPPDRTIAVGPRANDFVTELSVKVFQHARHDVKNWKNVSNLAKDRIIAHMLDTFQLPDTQHIRDTILERANHLYRYRRKRLHDHFKKFATEEERLQNKPKEVNEVEWKFLVEYFNSNDFKRMSERNKTNKAKQELNHICGRKSFQAISFEKVRCILILVLFNYSSLNNVI, from the exons ATGATGACAAATGTGCTTATTTCTGATAGTACTGGACCTACTGATGTAATTTCACATCCACAATCAG GAAAAACGAGAAAGGGAAGGGGGAAGACAACAGGGCTTTCAATCCAAAAGAAACGCAAATGCAGTGACAATGGCAAGTTGGAGGTGATTATCCCACCGGATCGAACAATAGCAGTAGGTCCTAGAGCTAATGATTTTGTTACCGAACTTTCGGTCAAAGTTTTTCAGCATGCTAGGCATGATGTCAAGAATTGGAAGAACGTTTCTAATCTAGCAAAAGATAGGATCATTGCGCATATGCTG GACACCTTTCAACTTCCAGACACACAACACATTCGGGATACTATCCTTGAAAGAGCTAATCATTTGTATCGATATCGTCGTAAAAGGCTCCATGATCATTTCAAGAAATTTGCTACAGAGGAGGAAAGATTACAGAACAAGCCAAAAGAGGTTAATGAAGTTGAATGGAAATTCTTGGTAGAATATTTCAACTCCAACGATTTTAAG AGAATGAGTGAAAGAAATAAAACTAATAAGGCAAAACAAGAATTAAATCATATTTGCGGCAGAAAATCCTTCCAGGCCATATCTTTTGAAAAGGTGAGATGTATACTTATTTTGGTGCtttttaattattcttcattaaataacgtaatttga